The nucleotide window CATTAATCCACCTATGGTTGGTATATCTAAAAGTTCTGTTATAGCAGATTCAGCTAAGATCGGGAGAGAATGCTATATTGGCGACTACGTAGTTATAGGTGATGATTGTACAGTCGGCAATAATACTATAATAGAATCAAAAACAAATTTGCAAAATTGTAAAGTAGGTGATAATTGCACCATTCAACCAAACACCACTATAGGTTCTGATGGATTTGCATTTGAAAGAGCAGGTGATACTTTAGATCTAGAAAAATTTCCTCATTATGGTAAGGTAGTGATAGAAAACGACGTAGAGATATTTGCAAATTGTTCTATCGCACGAGGATCGCTCTCTGACACGATCATAGGACAGGGCACCAAAATTGATGCTTTATGTCATATAGCCCATAATGTTGACATTGGAAAAAATACTGAACTAACAGCTGGAACAATAGTAGGTGGTAGTACTTTTATTGGCGACAATTGTTGGTTAGGGCTAAACAGTACAATAAAAAACAAGATAAAAATAGGCAATAAAGTTATTGTGGGTTCAGGCAGTTCTGTAATCTATGACATAATAGATGAAGATATTGTTGCAGGCGTACCAGCAAAATCTATAAAAAAGAAGGTAACTGCTAATAAAGAGAAACTCTTTTTGATGGCTGGACAACTAAAATCTGACTTTATGCCATAAAAACACATTTAATTTTATTGATTTTGTATTTGCTCATACAGGTATGTCCAATTCATTCATAGGTCTCCTCACGTCTTTTTCCTACTTTTGGAATTCGAGGTACTATTAGGGCAAAAGCTATTGAAACTGTGGCTATAAAGTAAAAGTTAAATCCTATCGCCATTCCGATTGCACCGGAAAACCATATACTTGCTGCTGTCGTTAAATTGACTACTTTCTGATTTGAGGTACTGTCTGAATCTTTGCGGTCAAATAATTCCCCTTTTAGTATTATTCCAGCCCCTAGGAATCCTATTCCAGTCACGATCTGGGCAGCGATCCTCGATGTGGAATAGGGGTCAACTAGTGCGGAAATATATGTAAATATCATAGAACCCCCTACCACAAAACAATGGGTTCCAATCCCTGCTGCTTTACCTCTTGATTCTCTCTCTCTGCTCCAATCAGAAAACCGGCCACTAGTGACAACCCCATACCTAACGCAAAATCAAGCTCGTTTACGCTAAATAGCCCTGGAACCATTGAACCTGATAACGTAATACAACATTGTATTTAACTTCATTATTCCATCATCATAAAATAGAATATTTTTGATTCTGGTGTGAACTGATAATTTCATATATAGTCTTTTGATTTCAAACAGAATGCAATCGGGATTGATTAGAAACGTTGTGATTTCTAGTAATGTAATGGTAATGCCATTACTATTTGATTATTCTATGAAAAACACTTTTCTACATCTAGAGTATCTAATAAGGCTCCACAGAAACAAGTAATCAGGCTTTGATATACCTCACTACGACAATAGCTTGACCAATTCATGTACCTGTAGAGGATCAAGTCGATATCTTAATTTTAGGCCCAGTCCAATATTTTACTATGAACCGCAAACAAATAGGAACTTCATCCATCTCGTAGTACTGTTTGATCCGGATTTCGTATTATTTCATAATTGCATTTATTTTCCGTTTGACGGGTGTTTAAAGGCCTATGCTATTAGGTCTTTCATATAATGGAACAAACCTTGTATCAGTATTGTAGTATTTAGTAAATGCTCATGTCAAGAAAAGCATTATATGATTTATTTGATTATGGAAGAACTGTGGTTTTTGATAACCCCAAGAACAATTATTTGCGTTATACCGATATAATTCACTGTGCATTTGAATACTATAGGGAAAGATTAAAGCGAGAAATTAAGAATGAGCGCGAAAACAGTAATAACTTTGCTCTCATTGATTTCTTTGAACGACTTGAAAAGACATTGAACAAAACTAAAGACTATTATTTACAAAATATTGGTAACATTATTGGGTCCTCGGAGGAGCCTAATAAACATGCGCATATCGGTATTCTTAGAAGTGTGCTATTTGTTTATGATAAGGATCTGGACCGCTGTAATGATTTACTAAATCAGCAATACAACTTATATCCTGTTGGGGACGGCTCCATAAAAGAGAAATCAATCTTAGTAAAAGAAATATTGCATAAAATTATTCAAAACCCTGGATCGTCTGAGTCGAACTAATTTTTTCTTGGTGATTTTAACGCTGACATGATATCGTTGTTATTATCATTAACAGTCGCATGAAGGGATTTTGAAGCAATATGTCATATGATCGTTATCCAACCTGCTTTCATTCTCATACTTTCTCTGTTTATCCTGATGCTAACAGACATCTTACTGAAATAAACTGGTGATTATACTTGGTAACAAATTTTAACGTTGTATGAGTAAGCAAACAAGTCTAATTCTTAATTAGGTTTTTTCTAGTTTTTATGGCATGACAATTAGGACAAAGTGCTTGACAGTTATTTTCTCTATTGTCCGATCTATTGCTATTCTTATGATGATAATCTATGACCGTTAAATTCTTTCTACAATATGCGCATCTATGATTTTGCTTTCTTAGAATTCTTTCTCGTGTCCCTTGAGAAAACCCTTTTCTTGCCTTATTCGGATCTTTCTTCAACTTTTTAAGATAATTCAAAACTATTCCAGTGGCCAAAATTGAAAATAAGAGTACAAATGATGAAGGCCGAACGAACAAATCAAAAACCTTTGAAAAAAATATTACCATAAGATTATTTAGTTCGACATTGCCAGAAAAAGCATTTACAAATACGTCTAGATTATTATTTGTATTTATGATCTGGTTTGAACAATCTTCACCTCCATCCAAATTTTTAGTAGATGACTCCGATGAATAATCTGCAAATTCTCTTCCCAGATAATTGACATATTGGTCTAAAAGCCCAATTGAATCATTCCTTAAGCAAAGAATATCATAAGCATAACTGGAATGAACTTGGGCGAGCGTGGGGACTGAAAAAAGCATCGTATTTATAATGGCGAGTAGGGCAAAAGTGAAAATGACTATGATCAGATTGGAACGACACTTGTAATGGTATATATGAAAAATGTTAAATCTGGTTAATAATGATTGTTGAATTTTTATCTACCTAAATCAAAAGTACAAGATTTTCATGAATATAGATACTCTTAAGCTTTTCTAGTCGGTTTTAACATGTGTTCATATTTATTCTAGGGTAATTCGTCTAAAATAAAAAAATGTAGTGTCAGGATTTAGATTTTAAATGACTAATATACAGGATTTTCTAACTCAGTTCAAATTCTAGCATATGAAAATACCGGGATATTTTGAGCTCTATCCAGAGAACTGCATGTTGCTCTCTTAATTCCTAACCTACGGTTCTCCTGGCGAGGCCCCTTGATCCACGTTAATTGTATTAATAATTTCGCAGCTTTGTAGGTTACCGTTGAATATCATTCCTTTTGCTGCCTGAAAGGTGTCTACTTGGTTAAATTGAGATGAGCAATCACCATTAGAATCTGTTAGAATGGTTACAATCGCCGATTCTCCTAACTGATTTTCAATATCCATAGTATCAAATGGAGTTTCTGAAATGGTATAATTTCCAGGATCTAGAGAAATATTTGTTCCATTAGCCGATCCTTGAAAACTAGTTATATTTGGGTTATTTCCTGTTACTACCAAATTAGACTGATTTGCATCAACATTTTCGAGGACAAACTGACAGACAGAATCATCACTTGGAATACCTAATGAGGAATCACAACGAACAATTTTAGTTACTGTAACAGTAGCCTGTTGTTCTTGAGTCGTGTTTGCTACTACTGGTTGCCCCTTAGTGTCAGACGTTGAGTTATTTTGACCATATATATCCCAACTGACCTGAGGATAACCTCCTATTGAAACCGTATTCAAAATGAAAAAGATTGCAGTTGATATACCTAATAATTTAATCAATTACTTAGTATGCATGAAGGGGATTAATTAATATTTAAAAAAAATATTGTCAGCATTCTTCTGCCCAGCACCAGCATTTTTCAATAATTCCACTAAGGTAAGAATTGAGATGTGATATGAACAAGGTGTCAGTGATTCCTTAAACTTTCAAAATTAAAGATTGGTAATCATGTTGGAGTTAATGGTAAATTTCTACTATTATTTGAAATCTCTATCTAGATTTTGATATATGGTTATACAATGGACTGATAAACAACGAATTTTAATGGATATAATGCTCTGTTAGACACGTTTCAACGAACGATCTGATTATTTGCTATATTGTTAATTTAATATCTAATTTGTTTTACCAATTGTAACATTTTTCTGACTGTCTGTATTTAAATATCAATACATCAAGCTAAATGAAGATGCAAGAATTAAAATTTTCTATCATTATATTTTGTGCCCTTGGGATATTGGGCTTATTGATTGGGTCTCCAGATATATCTACTATAATCGCCACCTCTTTACCATCACCATCACCATCACCATCACCACAACAAGATTCTGCTGGAATATCTGACAGTATCGAAGATTCCGCACTCGTAAACCTTTCACAAGCATTACAAGAAGACAAAGAAGATGGTGATCAAAATGGTGGAGAAAATTGGGATAAGGCTATAGATAACTTAGAAGAGGAACTGGGATTTCCAGTCGATGATGATGTCGAAGAAGCATTGATGAATATAACGGAGGTTCATTTGAATAACATGTCAAACCAATGAGGCTTTATTTATAATTCTATCACATGACAGTAAAAGTTGATTGTTAGCCGTACTATTTGGTCGCCAAGAGGGCTAGCATATATTTAATCGAATCATGAATATTTTTCATATCGATCAATAGAATCATCTAGAACTATGGAGTAACTCTACCATATTGGCCCGTCCTTATTAGAGATCCAGTTGTTACTAGACTATTATTGTTTGAAAATATTTTTATGCAATTGTAATTATATCTCTCAGGCAAATGCTCTTTCCTATGGGTATGAAATTGATTTACTAACTTTACTACAACTACGAAATAAAATAATAAAAATATTCTCTGCTCTAAAAAGTATGTGATATGCTAGGCAGCCGACCAAATGAGTGCATTCCTTTTTATGTCTACATTTTGAGTACTAGTAATTCTAAATTATTTTGCTGGTCTTCTCATTGAAAACATTGTTTTAATTCCTTCAGATAACAAACAGGCTAAGAATACGACCATCGCGGTGTCATTGCCCGTATTATTGTAGACATGCAAAACTCCAATCGTCGTGGCTTGATACATTACTTTATCATTTTAAAATTATGTGATGACCGTCCTGAAGAATTGTATACAGCAAATGTCATATCCAAAAGACCTATAGTCATTCTAATGATTTCTAGAGAGTTGAATATACTATTAAAGAACTATAAAACTCACTGCATTTTACATAGAGGTTTAAATTTTTTTCTATTCAAAATTAATCTTAATACTTTAATATTTCAAATTCCTTGCATAACAAGGAATATAATTCCTTTATTGGAAAATATAGCCAATTTCAAAAATCTTTTCGAAAGAGTTATATATGTAAATTGCGTATTATTGGCAATGTCAAACAATATCAACATATTGGATAATATAAAAAAATATGTCATTTTAGCGGATCAACCTTCAGTTGGCATAGTAAGAGGGTTGCCTTCAGTGACCTTGGAGATTTTATTAAAGAAATTCTCAAAATTATTGTTTTTTTTGGGGGTAGGCAATAAATGAACTGTATTGGTTTTGACTCACCAATTTACTATCGAAGTATGAATCAACCAGAGGAAAACGTTTTAGATAATTCTAATAATTCTAACTCTAATATCGAACAGGTTACTTTTATTAATTGTGCTCACAAGTACTGTGTATGTTTTATTGATATTGTTGATTCTACCAAAAATACTTGTGACATCAATGGCGCTATCAAGATACGAGGTTATTATTCTATTTTTCTGAATACAATGTCGTCGATAATTAAGAGGCATAATGGGAGAGTGATTAAGAACGCTGGCGATGGTTTGTTGTACTATTTTCCTAAAACTGTGGACTCTAAGAATGAGTTGGCATTTCAGGATGTCCTAGATTGCGGTTTAGCGATGATCGAGGCAAACAAGTCCATTAACCAAAACTTTAACCAAAAAGGATTGTCGTCGGTATGTTATAGGATCAGTGCCAATTATGGGAAAGTTGAATTAGCGATATCCGTAAATTCTTACAACGTAGATCTTTTTGGACCAACTGTCAATATATGTTCCAAAATAAATCATTTAGCATCTTCAAATGAAATGGTTGTTAACGGTGATTTGTATGAAGTCTTAAAAGGTACCTCATTTTACCAAGAATACTCTTTCAGAGCTTTAGATAAGAACTGTAATGAAGATGGACCATCTAACTATGTCGCATATTCAGTTCATCCAATAGATGATGCAAGCAGGAGAAAAGAGATCGAAGATAAAAGGAAAAGAAAATTTTTTGAAAATCAACAAAATCACAAAAATTTAACCAATTCGTCATTTAATATCTTATTGATTGACGATGACGAAGATATCCTTTTTGCATTCAATTCAATAATTTCAAGTGAAGGCTATAACGTTACCTCTTTCTCAAGTTCATCAAATGCATTAATTCATTTTTCAGATAAGAATCCCTATTTTTATCATCTAGTGATAATGGACATACGCATGCCTGAGTTAAATGGTATCAAGCTATATTCTCAGCTTAAAGTTTTGAATCCTGATGTAAAAGTCCTTTTCCTATCTGCACTAAATGCACTAGATGAGGTGCTTAGTATATTTCCAGAAATCAAGCATAGTGAAATTATTCGCAAGCCTATTGAATCCAATGCTCTCCTTACTATTATAAAATCTATATTGTGTCGGTGACTAATGAATGGAGCTTTTATAATACAAATGCTGAGGATTAGGTTGAATGCATATGGTTTGCTGAATCCATTTTCCTTACCGAGATCAACCATTATCGAGCAAATTTCATTGACTGACTTTAATCGAGCTCCACTATCTACATTAGGACCAAATCAATTATTACAAATAGTTGAGACAACTAGCGTAGCCGGGGTTTCTCTTGATTAATCAATATTCAAATGACTATATCCAAAAGTCTTTGACGGTCTTAGATTTATTGTCTAATAGGATATTTATAAAATATACTCTTATCCCTGCCATCCCCCTTTTCTTATTTGCTATTATTGCAGTCGATCCTTATCTGTGGACCAGTTCGGAAATTCATCACTTTTACATAGAGTTGTTTGCTGTAGTATTTTCTGGAGTTATAGCGTTTTACTATATCTTACACGCTCGAAACTTAAATGATAAGTTTAGTTTATTCATTGGAATCGGTTTTTCTGTAAGCGCTTCAATCGATTTGTTACATGTGGCGGTATCATTTAGTTTAATGGAAAAGGTCGATTTCCTAAAATACTTTATTCCCCAAACATGGTTTGCAGGTAGAATTTTTCTTAGCAGTATGCTATTAGTTGCAATAGCGAAATATTCTTCCCTGGTTCCAGAAGAATTGGTATTATCCAAAATAGATCAATCTGATAATAAAGAGAACCGAATTACAAGAAAATTACCTCCTTTAAATATCGATCAAAAAAAATTAGATGAAAAGCCTCAAAAAAACCTTATAATTTATCTTATTTTTCTAGGAATCGTTGCAGGAAGTATCGCAATAGTCTCTTTTTTTTTGGTCTTTCCGGCAAGTGTTTTAGATGATTATTCTTTACATAGGCCATACGAAATTCCTCCTTTAATTTTATTTACAATAGCCTTAATTTTCTTTTATAAGAAACGACTTTACTTAAAAAAAGATGTAATTTACAAGGGGATACTTATTTATTTATTGGTAGATATTTTTTCACAAATTATTATGTCTTACTCTACCCGATCATTTGACACAGCTCATAATGTAGCACACCTACTTAAGGACGTAGGATATTTCGTCAACATAATCGCCCTGGCATTATCTGGAATAAGATATACAATTAATCTCAAGGAGAGGAGTGAGTTAATACAAAATCAATACGAAAAGATCAAAGAATCAGAAAAACTAAAGGATGAATTTATTAATATCGCCGCTCATGAATTAAGAACACCAATTCAACCAATACTTGCACTTTCGATTTTCTTGGCTAATAAAAAGGGGATGATAGAAGAGTACAAGGATCATATTGAAATAATCATAAAAAATTCAAAAAGACTTCAGAAACTTTCTGAAGAAATTCTGGATGCGGCAAGAATTGAAAGCCGTTCGTTAGATCTGAATTTGGAAAGATTTGATTTGATAGGTTTGATGAGTAACATGTTAGGTGATTATTCCAATCAAACTGATAGAAATAATATCGTCATAAAATTCGTGAATGAGGGTAAAGATATCGATTGGAATATACAATTAGCGAAACAAGAAAGGGTAAATCTATTTGTCTATGCCGATAAAGACCGAATAGTTCAAGTGTTATCAAATATCTTGATTAACTCAATAAAGTTTACAAAAAAAGGGAGTATTACTATAGATGTTAAAAGGGCTTACAATCGAGTCTTCGTTAAAATTAGGGACTCTGGTCCAGGAATCGATAAGGAGATACTTCCTAGATTATTTGATAAATTCATAACAGGTTCTCCATCAGGGACTGGCCTTGGACTCTATATTTGCAAAAACATAATTGAAGCTCATGGTGGAAATATATGGGCCAAAAACAATGATGAGAATAAGGGAGCAACATTCACGTTTACTTTACCAATTGATTCCCAAACATTGGTGCAATTCTAAAATGGTTAATTATTCAATTTCGAATAATTTTCGATTTCAATAAAAGTTTCAGATGAATAAACATGCTGATGGATGATGGTTATATATGTCATTTAGCTTAGTATATTTACATCGTTATCTGTACCGGAAATCAGTAATCTATGAATAAATAAAATTATTGAATTGATTTCCAATAAACCGTATTTAAATTCCCGCACATTTTACACTCAATACTCGTCGGAATTGTCTCTCTGTCAGGATACTTTGTAGATTTCTTGTGATCCGAGTCTGGGGGTGTAGCATTGTACGATTCTCCACATTTTGGACATGCAAACACTGCCATGGTATTGAATATCATCTAATCATATGTAAACGTTAAGTCGGGATGTTTTTTCATTGAATTTACCATTACAGCTTGATCAACAATAATTGATTTTTTCTCCGGTAGATAATGTATCTTTATTAGATTTATTAAATAAGGAATACCAGATAGGAAAGGACCGCTTAACTAGTTTAGTTTAGGTATCTGGTTAGATTAGGGTAAGCAAATTCATGAGGATTTTTATTACCAAATCAAAAAGGGAAGATACCTTTCTAGGACGAAGGTTTTGAATTTATGGAGTGGAGGTTCCAATACACTTGATTTTTTCTATTAACTTGTTATTGTTTTCGAAAAAGGACTATATCCATAATATAATCACAGATGATGTGATGTGATCTTGATCTCTATCTAATAGACAAATCTTTAAGCTACGAAAACCACTAATCGAGAGGATTGATGAGCCCGATAAACTAGGCAAAATATTTGATAAACATATAGAATATGAATTTGAAAAAGAGGATGTAGATGCGACTATGACTACAATGACTGGTGAACCATAAGTTCATCATGTCCCGACATTGACAGGTGGCTTTGGGTATGGCGAAGTATATAGCTTTTACAAAAATAACTTTGTTGGAAAAATGCCTAAGGACATTAAAATAAAACCTATATCACGTACGGTAGGAAAAGATCAGGTACTGGATGAAATCATAATTAGTTTTACTCATGATAGAGAGATTGAATATATGTTGCCTGGGGTGGAACCTACCGGCAAATATGTGGAGATACCTCATGTAGTTATTATGAAATTTGACGGATCCAAAATTGCTCATGAACACATTTACTGGGATCAAGCTTCAGTTTTAGTTCAAACAGGACTAATCGAGGAAAAAATATATCTGTTACGGGGATTCAACAAGCAAGACGACTACTGGAATTATCCAAAAATTAGTTTCTTTTGTAATCGCCTATTTTGCCTGATTCCTTAGTTCTTGGAAACTTTAGTATTGGATCGTGATCTTGACTCTTAATCATCAAACATTGTGATCCATTTTAGTGTTCTGAAATAAAGACTGGTTTTAATTGAAAATTGGAATTCTCATTAATAATTTTAGCAACCTTAATTATACTAAAAAAAGATTGTTCAGGATCGACGAGCTATTAGTTACCTTCATTTGATAAGTCCCATATCAAATTAGTAGAATTATTTGATATTTGAATCAATTCATTGTATATCTGGCCGAGTAAATTCTCTGCTTCTGTATTATTGTTATTGCTAATCGCGGACCGGGTTTCATTGACCAAGAATTTGACAGTTTCTATTGAATCGTCTAACTGGAAAAAAGTATCACTTGCCTCACTTGTAGTATTTCCAATGTTAATTCCTGTAATTGGTTGAGCGGTCACTTCACTATAATTACTACCCAGAAAAAAAATTGCTCCAAATGCTGCCACTATTATAAATACAAAGGGCGTTTTTGAATTCATGGCGTTTTTCATGTGATTTTGAATATCTTGACCATGAGATCTTCTAAATTTTTTCATAATTTTCTCATTACGTCATGGTTAATAACTAATTATTAACTTTAAACACATATGTATACTGTGACGGAGTAGAGATTCTATGCTTTGCCGGAATTTCAAATTTTTTTATTTTAAGATACTTTTGCCTACTGGAATATTCACTATTTGACCAAGTTATATTAAGCCTTATAATTGAATTTGGATTATTTCTGAGTAACGGTGCCTTTTTAATGCGATGCTCTTCATGGGTCAAATGTATGTATCTTTACCACTAAAAATATTGTTTTTGCGGTAACCTTCAAATGATATAAAAAAACATTGGGAATACAAGAAATAGTCAATCCCTTCTGACAACGGTAATAGTTTCATCCAATATTTCCAATAGAAAACAATAACGATTACTAAATCAGGGAAATACCACAGTCAATGTGTTCATATGTTAGCTAACATAATATTAGAAAAATTTTATCTATAATTGTCATTGATCATTATTGCGGTTAATTTGAATAAAGTTTAAATATTGAAAAATAATATAAAAAACACTATAATGAAACACTTACTAACTATTTTACCTATACTCATAATGTTAACATTGGCCCCAGCTTTAATGACTGGAAATGGCAACATATTTGCGCAAAGTTCCTCAGAGCAAGCAATCGAACAAGCTCAAAGTAGTTCACAAGAAGCTCTATGTGCATCTGGTGTAAATACCGCCTTATCATGTAATAATATAAATTTACAAAGTCAAAATAACACAGGCAATAATGCCTTAGCTCAACAAGGTGGAAATGGAAAAGGTAGCGGTAACTCTGCAGCTCAAGGAATCGGACAGTCACAATCCTCTAACCAAAACGCACAATGTGTAGCAGGTGGAGACGTAAACAACTCTTGTAACAACACGAGTGTCCAAGACCAAACCAATACCGGAAACAACGCAGCAGCCCAAAGTGGCGGTAACGGAAAAGGTAGCGGTAACTCTGCAGCTCAAGGAATCGGACAATCACAATCCTCTAACCAAAACGCACAATGTGTTTCTGGTGAAGATGCAATTGTATCATGTGACAATGAAAGCTTCCAAAACCAAGTCAACAGCGGAAACAATGCCTTAGCTCAACAAGGTGGAAATGGAAAAGGTAGCGGTAACTCTGCAGCTCAAGGAATCGGACAGTCACAATCCTCTAACCAAAACTCACAATGTGTAGCAGGTGGTAGTCTAGGTGACTCTTGTAACAACACGAGTGTCCAAGACCAAACCAATACCGGAAACAACGCAGCAGCCCAACAAGGTGGCAACAACAACGGCAATGGTGACAAATCCAAAACAGCTTCTCAAAGCACTGAAGACGAAAGTGGAGACGAGGAAAACGGAAACTCTGCAGATCAGGGTATTACTCAAGCACAATCTCTAGGGAATGAAAAAGAAGACAATGGCAACGATGGTGACAATAATGGCGATACCACCACCAACAACAACATTGGCAACGGACAAAGAGCAGCTTCTCAAGGCAGTGAGATCGAGGATGACGACGACGAGGATGACGACGACGAAAACACAGATGATGGTAAAGAAGGACAAAACAACTGACCATCCAATTATTGTTGTTTAATCTTAAAAAATTAGAAAAAAATAATACCTGACAAACTTAACTTTCCAAATTTTTATATGTTAATTAACAATTATTAAATCAAAATTCAATCCCAATTTAATTACGTTGAATATCTTCAAAATTGAGGTAATCTCGTAGATTGAGGATTACTACTTTAAAAATGTAATAGTGTTACGGACTTCTAGTAGTCCCTAATAATTATCAATTATTATTTATCTTTACAAGGTTCTCTTACGTGGTGTAACCTTTCTTTTTCACTAATAAACTGTTTACCACATTTATGACACCTTAAAACTACTTTATGATGTACTTTTCGACTGTGGTCAATAAATTTCTCATAAGTATCAAATTTTTCTCCATCCTTTTCGCACTTGTATTTTTTCTGAAGAATATTCACAAATACCTTGATTCAAAGATATTATTAAATACATTGATTCTCAGTCATTATGTTGATTCTTTTTGATAAATTTTCAAATTTGTTTAAATTTTTTTTAGATAATTGACTCATAATTACAATAACTGGGTTTGCCCTGGAGAACCATCGTGGATCATGGCTAAATAAAGCTACATCCGCTTTGTGCAATTTGCCGCTGCATTAGATGATTAACGGATTAATTTTGGCCAAGAAATTGTGATGATTAAATATGGCTAATTAAATTTCTTCTCTTTTCTAACATTCCATATAGTTTTCTTTTGGTAGATACATCGTGTCTCCGTTATTTACCTTCCAGGCATTGGCTATGTGTACTGCCTCTATTTCGCAAGATGATATTGTAGGACTCCCTATATCGACTCTTTCTGTCATGAGATTTCCCCTAAAATTGGCGTGGTCAAGCCCAAGTACGTGACCAAGCTCATGTAGTGTTATTTGTTCGATTTGTGAGGGACTAAAATCACGATTATAAGATTCTTCCGATACTGTAATGTGAGATTGTCTGATGAATCCAAACTGATCGAAATAGTTTACAGTTTTCCCAGCTATTTTTTTCCCATCATTTTTGAAAGAAATTTCAATATCTTCATTATCATCTGTTTCAACCAAGGTGATTCCTGTCAAACCCTCGTTCCAAGAATCAACGGCATTTCCTACCGCGCCCTGTAGATCATCATCATCCTCGTCAGTGTCCATCGAGTATGTTAAGAGACCATCTGCTAATTCATAGCCCCATGTACAACAGATTTGAATAACGTCTTTATCAGAGAAATTGTTATCATCATCCTCGTCATCATCATCCTCCGCAAAAGAAGGATTAGTAATACTAATTGTAGTAAACAGAAGTATCGTCATAAAAGATAATAGCAAAAACTTGATCGAACTGTTCATACTATCCTATAACTTTGTACTTGTAGTATTTAACATATGTTTTAGTTAAATACTAATAACAGTTTTATCTTCTATAACATTTTAGCATAATATAATTACAGTATATTTATTTACCATTTTTCAACTTCACCAATTTGATAAATTCTCTAAATTTGTAATATCTAATACTATTATTCCGTAACAAGAAAATCCACCAATAATTGATATGTGATAGCCGGCTTTTCAATAAACGGTG belongs to Candidatus Nitrosocosmicus arcticus and includes:
- a CDS encoding UDP-3-O-(3-hydroxymyristoyl)glucosamine N-acyltransferase encodes the protein MVQWTVESLLQHITDSHYTIEGQKSNSKSKSIRNVSSLLTGTRDDVSFCSSEEYGGMLSISQSKAGVILCKKSMEGLVYPNHKEGQLLIFVDNPRLEFTRLAKRITINPPMVGISKSSVIADSAKIGRECYIGDYVVIGDDCTVGNNTIIESKTNLQNCKVGDNCTIQPNTTIGSDGFAFERAGDTLDLEKFPHYGKVVIENDVEIFANCSIARGSLSDTIIGQGTKIDALCHIAHNVDIGKNTELTAGTIVGGSTFIGDNCWLGLNSTIKNKIKIGNKVIVGSGSSVIYDIIDEDIVAGVPAKSIKKKVTANKEKLFLMAGQLKSDFMP
- a CDS encoding MgtC/SapB family protein; amino-acid sequence: MVGGSMIFTYISALVDPYSTSRIAAQIVTGIGFLGAGIILKGELFDRKDSDSTSNQKVVNLTTAASIWFSGAIGMAIGFNFYFIATVSIAFALIVPRIPKVGKRREETYE
- a CDS encoding HNH endonuclease encodes the protein MLFSVPTLAQVHSSYAYDILCLRNDSIGLLDQYVNYLGREFADYSSESSTKNLDGGEDCSNQIINTNNNLDVFVNAFSGNVELNNLMVIFFSKVFDLFVRPSSFVLLFSILATGIVLNYLKKLKKDPNKARKGFSQGTRERILRKQNHRCAYCRKNLTVIDYHHKNSNRSDNRENNCQALCPNCHAIKTRKNLIKN
- a CDS encoding response regulator, giving the protein MNCIGFDSPIYYRSMNQPEENVLDNSNNSNSNIEQVTFINCAHKYCVCFIDIVDSTKNTCDINGAIKIRGYYSIFLNTMSSIIKRHNGRVIKNAGDGLLYYFPKTVDSKNELAFQDVLDCGLAMIEANKSINQNFNQKGLSSVCYRISANYGKVELAISVNSYNVDLFGPTVNICSKINHLASSNEMVVNGDLYEVLKGTSFYQEYSFRALDKNCNEDGPSNYVAYSVHPIDDASRRKEIEDKRKRKFFENQQNHKNLTNSSFNILLIDDDEDILFAFNSIISSEGYNVTSFSSSSNALIHFSDKNPYFYHLVIMDIRMPELNGIKLYSQLKVLNPDVKVLFLSALNALDEVLSIFPEIKHSEIIRKPIESNALLTIIKSILCR
- a CDS encoding ATP-binding protein, with protein sequence MSNRIFIKYTLIPAIPLFLFAIIAVDPYLWTSSEIHHFYIELFAVVFSGVIAFYYILHARNLNDKFSLFIGIGFSVSASIDLLHVAVSFSLMEKVDFLKYFIPQTWFAGRIFLSSMLLVAIAKYSSLVPEELVLSKIDQSDNKENRITRKLPPLNIDQKKLDEKPQKNLIIYLIFLGIVAGSIAIVSFFLVFPASVLDDYSLHRPYEIPPLILFTIALIFFYKKRLYLKKDVIYKGILIYLLVDIFSQIIMSYSTRSFDTAHNVAHLLKDVGYFVNIIALALSGIRYTINLKERSELIQNQYEKIKESEKLKDEFINIAAHELRTPIQPILALSIFLANKKGMIEEYKDHIEIIIKNSKRLQKLSEEILDAARIESRSLDLNLERFDLIGLMSNMLGDYSNQTDRNNIVIKFVNEGKDIDWNIQLAKQERVNLFVYADKDRIVQVLSNILINSIKFTKKGSITIDVKRAYNRVFVKIRDSGPGIDKEILPRLFDKFITGSPSGTGLGLYICKNIIEAHGGNIWAKNNDENKGATFTFTLPIDSQTLVQF
- a CDS encoding matrixin family metalloprotease — encoded protein: MNSSIKFLLLSFMTILLFTTISITNPSFAEDDDDEDDDNNFSDKDVIQICCTWGYELADGLLTYSMDTDEDDDDLQGAVGNAVDSWNEGLTGITLVETDDNEDIEISFKNDGKKIAGKTVNYFDQFGFIRQSHITVSEESYNRDFSPSQIEQITLHELGHVLGLDHANFRGNLMTERVDIGSPTISSCEIEAVHIANAWKVNNGDTMYLPKENYMEC